The Candidatus Latescibacterota bacterium genome includes a window with the following:
- a CDS encoding patatin-like phospholipase family protein, which produces MSEKQGAGLTLSGGGVRAAAFHAGVLKWLAERNELEEIVYISSVSGGSLFTGLVFHFNDYKWPSSGEYLEKVLPAISRLLTGRSLQMWTFLNLIFKPKNWRFLLSRANVISDTIESLWGVRAVVGDLPESPVWAVNGTTGENGKRFRIKGIDAGDYEAGYADVPDFKVADSMALSAAFPVGIGPLAFKTGSYKWRKRVRWDSPEMIENYKIPFRKLHLYDGGVYDNLGFEPIFDVGDQSIKNKKHVKLDKILVSDASCALERCRIPGPLNLLRIKRLTDIMLDQIRSLRVRAFVNFLKTNPGKGAYYQLGSDPVQVITKHGNASNPEIRELLDSNWLDMDKRKIAAEYPTTLRKMGQVDLEILVQHGYETAKWNDRLWEINITEGHDM; this is translated from the coding sequence ATGTCAGAAAAACAGGGTGCCGGGTTGACTCTTTCGGGTGGTGGTGTCAGGGCGGCGGCGTTTCACGCAGGCGTGTTGAAATGGCTTGCGGAGAGGAATGAACTCGAAGAGATAGTGTATATCTCGTCGGTATCAGGAGGAAGCTTGTTCACCGGCCTGGTCTTCCATTTTAATGATTATAAATGGCCCTCGTCAGGGGAGTATCTTGAAAAGGTCCTGCCCGCGATTTCCAGGCTTCTGACAGGAAGGTCCTTGCAGATGTGGACATTCCTGAATCTCATATTCAAGCCGAAAAATTGGAGATTTCTTTTGTCGAGGGCAAATGTGATATCCGACACAATCGAATCGCTCTGGGGAGTCCGGGCTGTCGTGGGCGACCTGCCTGAGTCGCCTGTCTGGGCGGTGAACGGGACCACCGGTGAAAACGGAAAAAGATTCAGGATCAAGGGTATCGATGCGGGGGATTACGAGGCCGGATATGCGGACGTCCCGGATTTCAAGGTTGCTGACTCGATGGCTTTATCCGCTGCCTTTCCGGTCGGCATAGGGCCGCTGGCCTTTAAAACCGGCTCGTATAAATGGAGAAAAAGGGTAAGATGGGATTCTCCTGAAATGATCGAGAATTACAAGATTCCTTTCAGAAAACTTCATCTCTACGATGGTGGGGTATACGACAATCTCGGGTTCGAGCCGATATTTGATGTCGGTGACCAGTCGATCAAGAACAAGAAACATGTCAAATTGGACAAGATCCTTGTTTCTGACGCGAGCTGTGCCCTTGAGAGATGCAGGATCCCAGGCCCTCTGAACCTTCTGAGGATCAAGAGACTGACCGACATCATGCTCGATCAGATCAGATCACTTCGTGTCCGCGCATTTGTAAATTTCTTAAAGACTAATCCTGGAAAGGGCGCATATTATCAACTCGGATCTGATCCGGTGCAGGTCATTACGAAACATGGAAACGCCAGTAATCCAGAGATCAGGGAGCTGCTGGATTCAAATTGGCTCGACATGGATAAACGCAAAATCGCGGCGGAGTATCCCACGACTCTCAGAAAGATGGGGCAGGTCGATCTGGAGATACTTGTACAGCACGGCTACGAGACGGCGAAATGGAACGACCGCCTCTGGGAAATAAATATAACTGAAGGTCACGATATGTAA
- a CDS encoding DUF805 domain-containing protein has product MYEGRWNRVRYFSAIFVMNFISYVIASIAGATIGQDAVLTLQVILWLVSIAVASIFVVKRMHDLDRPGVHYWLLYIPLYNLYVALVLLFVKGTAGPNKYGEDPLDKQLVSKSKNEKENIKKKARTNPACVECGRLNNENAMTCDNCGHSLIING; this is encoded by the coding sequence ATGTACGAAGGAAGATGGAACAGGGTCAGGTATTTCAGCGCTATCTTCGTAATGAATTTTATTTCGTATGTTATTGCATCCATTGCGGGAGCGACTATAGGTCAAGATGCTGTTTTGACGCTCCAGGTGATATTATGGCTGGTGAGCATAGCTGTCGCGTCGATATTTGTTGTAAAACGCATGCACGACCTGGACCGACCAGGAGTCCACTACTGGTTGCTCTATATTCCTCTTTACAATCTTTATGTGGCATTGGTCCTTTTATTCGTGAAAGGGACAGCCGGACCTAACAAGTACGGGGAGGATCCGCTGGACAAGCAGCTCGTCTCAAAAAGTAAAAACGAAAAAGAAAATATAAAGAAAAAGGCCAGGACCAATCCGGCCTGTGTAGAATGCGGCAGGTTGAACAACGAAAATGCGATGACATGTGACAACTGCGGACATAGTCTTATAATTAATGGTTAG
- a CDS encoding T9SS type A sorting domain-containing protein: MNRLIKTTILLILLALPFVAQPAQALWVLDGSPVSEELRNQDYCEAISDGAGGMIVVWEDSRGAYQGIYAQKIDAYGNPVWTIDGVPICTASGSMSQPHLCSDGAGGAIIVWEDYRAINWDVYAQKIDADGITQWADNGIGIVTTTDYQDHPRLVPDGSGGAVIVWADDRNGDWDIYVQSISSDGLLGPGWFTGGLQVCSDGADQFYPAIIESGLGTTIVAWRDDRTGALSIYTQMLDSDSNKLWEASGVPVDAVSIVRGAPRLVSDGYGGVIVTWRDGRTIDYNIYAQRLDLGGNILWGSSSVVVCGATGHQYYPEIVSDGLHGAIITWQDNRVTDNDIYVQKLDPNGNSLWGSNGTGISTIPGYQFQPQITTDGAGGAIIVWRDERFGDEDLFIQHIDTDGLTTWASDGTSLCTDSPEQQTRPTIVSDGDGGAIVAWDDFRGGTYSDVYAQRLERNGLWGYPVARVTDIQDISADQGGHVVIVWQASRLDTGGPKDVDRYTIWRGLPPAMVAQLVSGSKIDLDRPQTVPGSDGKRYYFTEVAGTTYGWEYMGEEPSDGGAAYFFFTTTLYDSSATNDGIHDFMVMTHRSALFWESEPLSGYSIDNLAPSQPSGAQAEQSFDPEGLSLSWDGNTEIDLLQYNIYRLDPDDPTMSRIPGDVGAASAYLLLTSTEDTTYFDAEWRWYSGFAYKITAVDMNGNESEPDSIGSGDITGDVIPDMPAASYLSQNYPNPFNPMTTIQFGLKESSNVTLKIYDVSGRLIRALVSGRLEPGIYNESWDGTDDRGHGVASGVYFYSLRTGSFTDRKKMVILR, from the coding sequence GTGAACAGACTCATTAAAACAACCATATTACTCATATTGCTGGCTCTGCCATTTGTGGCGCAGCCCGCGCAGGCCCTGTGGGTGCTCGACGGTTCGCCCGTCTCAGAGGAATTACGCAACCAGGACTACTGCGAAGCTATCAGCGACGGGGCCGGTGGGATGATCGTCGTCTGGGAGGATTCTCGCGGGGCCTACCAGGGGATCTACGCGCAGAAGATCGACGCGTACGGTAACCCGGTCTGGACGATAGATGGTGTTCCAATCTGCACAGCATCCGGTTCCATGAGCCAGCCGCACCTCTGCTCTGACGGTGCGGGCGGAGCCATTATCGTCTGGGAGGATTACCGCGCGATCAACTGGGATGTCTACGCTCAAAAGATCGATGCTGATGGAATCACTCAATGGGCCGATAACGGGATCGGAATAGTGACTACTACAGACTATCAGGATCATCCCCGACTTGTCCCGGACGGCAGTGGCGGGGCAGTGATCGTCTGGGCGGATGACAGGAACGGCGACTGGGATATATACGTCCAGAGCATCTCCTCCGATGGGCTACTTGGTCCGGGATGGTTTACCGGGGGGCTGCAGGTCTGCTCCGATGGTGCAGATCAGTTCTACCCGGCGATCATCGAGAGCGGACTCGGCACCACGATCGTCGCCTGGCGCGATGACCGAACGGGGGCCCTGAGCATCTATACGCAGATGCTTGACTCGGACAGCAACAAACTGTGGGAGGCTTCCGGTGTTCCAGTCGATGCGGTCAGTATCGTACGTGGTGCGCCCCGTCTGGTCTCCGATGGATACGGCGGCGTCATCGTCACCTGGAGGGACGGAAGGACGATCGACTACAATATTTATGCCCAGCGTCTCGACCTCGGCGGCAACATCCTCTGGGGATCGAGCTCTGTGGTCGTCTGCGGAGCGACCGGACACCAGTACTATCCGGAGATAGTGAGCGACGGCCTGCACGGCGCGATAATCACCTGGCAGGACAATCGGGTGACAGATAATGACATATACGTTCAGAAACTTGATCCGAACGGGAACAGTCTATGGGGATCAAACGGCACGGGAATCAGCACTATTCCCGGATACCAATTCCAGCCGCAGATCACAACGGATGGGGCGGGAGGCGCGATCATCGTCTGGCGGGACGAACGATTCGGTGATGAAGATCTGTTTATTCAGCATATCGACACGGACGGGCTCACGACATGGGCGTCGGACGGCACTTCGCTATGCACGGACAGCCCCGAGCAACAGACGAGGCCGACTATCGTCTCCGACGGTGATGGTGGGGCCATCGTAGCCTGGGACGATTTCAGGGGCGGCACATACAGTGATGTATATGCCCAGCGCCTGGAGAGAAACGGGCTCTGGGGATATCCGGTGGCGAGGGTCACGGACATCCAGGATATATCGGCCGACCAGGGTGGTCATGTGGTCATCGTGTGGCAGGCCTCCCGGCTCGACACAGGAGGGCCGAAGGATGTCGATCGATATACGATCTGGCGAGGCCTTCCTCCGGCGATGGTCGCGCAGCTGGTCTCAGGCAGCAAGATCGACCTCGATCGGCCGCAGACAGTTCCGGGAAGCGACGGGAAGAGGTATTATTTTACAGAGGTGGCCGGCACGACCTACGGATGGGAATACATGGGCGAAGAACCATCTGACGGAGGCGCGGCCTATTTTTTCTTTACTACGACATTATATGATTCTTCAGCAACGAACGATGGGATCCATGATTTCATGGTCATGACACACCGCTCCGCACTGTTCTGGGAGTCGGAACCGCTCAGCGGCTACTCGATCGACAATCTCGCGCCGAGCCAGCCTTCGGGGGCCCAGGCCGAGCAGAGCTTTGACCCGGAGGGTCTGTCACTGAGCTGGGACGGTAATACCGAGATCGATCTGCTCCAGTACAACATCTATCGACTCGACCCGGATGACCCGACGATGAGCCGTATCCCCGGCGATGTCGGTGCGGCCAGCGCTTATCTCCTTCTTACTTCGACTGAGGATACTACATATTTCGATGCGGAGTGGAGATGGTACAGCGGGTTCGCGTACAAGATAACGGCGGTAGACATGAATGGAAACGAGAGTGAGCCCGACTCGATCGGCTCTGGTGACATCACCGGTGATGTCATTCCGGATATGCCCGCGGCGAGTTATCTCTCTCAGAACTACCCCAACCCTTTCAATCCGATGACGACTATCCAGTTCGGCCTCAAAGAGTCGTCGAATGTGACACTGAAGATCTACGATGTCTCCGGGAGGCTTATCCGGGCCCTTGTCAGCGGAAGGCTCGAGCCCGGCATTTACAACGAAAGCTGGGACGGCACCGACGACCGGGGGCATGGAGTGGCCAGCGGAGTCTATTTCTACAGCCTTCGCACGGGATCATTCACCGACCGGAAAAAGATGGTGATCTTGCGATGA
- a CDS encoding T9SS type A sorting domain-containing protein has translation MNNKRDIKEAGKMRGRVILAAALCLTFVAAIVLPAEAQWIEDGTIVAAYDGYQGEQHMVPDGNGGAFLAWTDDRPGPADAVFAQRFDAYGNALWAAGGVPVTMTISYNQQHTNIVPVGDGGAIVVYAHEYSAGNYNIRAQRLDAEGNMLWTVIGISIVAAVGDQTYPVAVPDDEGGAVIAWRDDRMGNRDVYAQRVDSSGVVQWTANGVAICGAAEDQFNVVIVSDGNHGGIISWTDFRAVVNSDIYAQRVRYDGVTMWTPDGVPVCTGSGHQNTPQIITDDSGGAIVTWNDYRAVTHTDIYAQRIDAGGWMLWAMGGVAVCVEASDQGSPQLVPDGSGGAVIAWHDFRAVMFAHWNIYAQRLDLNGAAQWTSGGVVICDALGDQEYPAMAPSTDGGAIIAWEDDRYGNYDVYAQKVDGSGNLLWETYGIPVSDVSDMQVNVRLVEDEEGGAIFSWMDNRPIEYNWDLYALRMDSEGYWGYPSAYITSVEDVPYDEGLQVTVTWDAARIDDYPYAAVTEYDVYRSILSYPDYTWTLLGTVEAFQLASYSYTDVTTADSNLVDPNYHHYRIVARSSAPAVFWTSPPDSGYSVDNVNPPPPVSSWVDQNYPNPFNPTTTIQFGIRVAGRVTLRIYDAGGRLVAELINEHRVADRYEEVWDGRDRRGNPVASGVYFYSLTTVEFEETKKMLLLR, from the coding sequence ATGAATAATAAACGAGATATCAAGGAGGCCGGAAAGATGAGAGGGAGAGTAATACTTGCAGCGGCTCTTTGCCTGACATTCGTCGCCGCCATCGTCCTGCCAGCCGAGGCGCAGTGGATCGAGGACGGAACTATTGTAGCGGCATACGATGGATACCAGGGAGAGCAGCACATGGTGCCCGACGGCAACGGGGGGGCATTCCTCGCCTGGACAGACGACAGGCCCGGGCCCGCCGATGCGGTGTTTGCCCAGAGATTCGACGCATACGGAAACGCTCTCTGGGCGGCTGGTGGTGTCCCCGTCACTATGACGATCTCGTATAATCAGCAGCACACAAATATCGTCCCGGTAGGTGACGGTGGGGCGATCGTCGTCTATGCACACGAATATTCGGCCGGTAATTATAATATCAGGGCGCAGCGTCTCGATGCCGAAGGTAATATGCTATGGACCGTCATTGGGATCTCAATCGTTGCTGCAGTCGGAGACCAGACATATCCGGTAGCGGTCCCGGACGACGAGGGTGGTGCGGTCATCGCCTGGCGGGATGATCGGATGGGCAACAGGGACGTTTATGCCCAGAGGGTCGATTCGTCGGGAGTGGTGCAGTGGACAGCGAATGGAGTCGCCATCTGTGGTGCCGCCGAGGACCAGTTCAATGTCGTGATCGTGTCGGACGGCAATCACGGGGGGATCATCTCCTGGACCGATTTTCGTGCGGTGGTAAACTCCGACATCTATGCGCAGAGGGTGCGGTATGATGGTGTCACGATGTGGACCCCAGACGGTGTCCCTGTCTGCACGGGTTCGGGGCACCAGAACACTCCACAGATCATTACTGATGACAGCGGCGGGGCGATCGTGACATGGAACGATTATCGCGCCGTTACCCATACAGATATTTACGCTCAGCGTATCGATGCCGGTGGCTGGATGCTGTGGGCGATGGGTGGAGTCGCGGTCTGTGTCGAGGCCAGCGATCAGGGATCCCCGCAGTTAGTGCCCGATGGCAGTGGAGGGGCAGTAATCGCGTGGCACGACTTCAGGGCGGTGATGTTCGCTCACTGGAACATCTATGCCCAGCGACTTGATCTCAACGGGGCGGCGCAGTGGACCTCCGGTGGAGTAGTGATATGCGATGCTTTGGGCGACCAGGAATATCCTGCGATGGCCCCATCCACCGATGGCGGGGCGATCATCGCCTGGGAGGACGACAGGTACGGCAACTACGATGTGTACGCGCAGAAGGTCGATGGCAGTGGTAATCTTCTATGGGAGACGTACGGTATCCCGGTCTCCGATGTGTCCGATATGCAGGTGAATGTCCGACTGGTGGAGGATGAAGAGGGGGGTGCGATATTCTCGTGGATGGATAACCGACCGATCGAATACAACTGGGACCTCTACGCGTTGAGAATGGATAGCGAGGGGTACTGGGGTTACCCTTCGGCGTATATAACGTCGGTGGAAGATGTCCCGTACGATGAGGGGCTGCAGGTGACAGTGACCTGGGATGCCGCGCGTATCGACGACTACCCATACGCGGCGGTCACTGAGTACGACGTGTACCGGTCCATTCTCTCTTATCCTGATTATACGTGGACATTACTCGGCACGGTCGAGGCGTTCCAGCTTGCATCATATTCATACACCGACGTGACGACGGCAGACTCGAATCTGGTCGATCCAAATTATCACCACTACAGGATCGTGGCCAGATCCTCAGCGCCCGCCGTTTTCTGGACCTCTCCGCCCGATAGCGGGTATTCGGTAGATAATGTCAATCCGCCGCCACCTGTGTCGTCCTGGGTCGATCAGAATTATCCGAACCCCTTCAATCCGACGACGACGATCCAGTTCGGGATCAGAGTGGCGGGGCGTGTCACCCTGCGGATCTACGATGCCGGAGGACGACTCGTTGCAGAACTGATCAATGAACATCGTGTCGCTGATCGTTACGAGGAAGTCTGGGATGGACGCGACAGGCGGGGAAATCCTGTCGCCAGTGGAGTCTATTTCTACAGCCTCACTACAGTCGAGTTTGAAGAGACGAAGAAGATGTTGCTGTTGAGGTGA
- a CDS encoding dodecin domain-containing protein: MGESVYKIIELVGTSTESWEKAAAAAVETAAKSLADLRIAEVVELDLQLEDGKVNLYRAKVKVSFKYKDN, encoded by the coding sequence ATGGGTGAGAGCGTGTACAAGATCATCGAACTGGTAGGGACGAGTACCGAATCCTGGGAGAAAGCAGCAGCCGCAGCAGTAGAGACTGCCGCGAAGTCTCTTGCGGACCTTCGTATCGCTGAGGTAGTCGAGCTGGACCTGCAGCTGGAAGACGGGAAGGTCAACCTGTACAGGGCCAAGGTAAAAGTGTCGTTCAAGTACAAGGATAATTAA
- a CDS encoding choice-of-anchor N protein: MKRQVITGLLVLVVMIVAGSVSAVPRLQTYIVDSEYSNFYSLMDQRSWVTNSQQFDLKVIGYWGEADNSSAVSGTVNPVGMPSYDRLETYLAISVPWNQSGTVWINGVEINSFGRYRDALPVGVNPDWTVRYLPPAILGKFNFHAIGSIDNDQVNAWSYDHGLIHSPGWGDEILMDVVVNGFDWAHFDAVGVDANGRTFTSAWDDDSSYFATPEPGTLSLLGLGLLGLAPFLRRKKNS, from the coding sequence ATGAAAAGGCAGGTAATTACAGGGTTGTTGGTCCTTGTGGTCATGATTGTTGCCGGATCTGTGTCTGCAGTGCCGAGACTTCAGACCTATATCGTCGATTCGGAATACTCAAATTTTTATAGCCTTATGGACCAGAGGTCCTGGGTCACCAATTCCCAGCAGTTCGATCTGAAAGTGATCGGATACTGGGGAGAGGCCGATAACTCGAGCGCGGTCAGCGGTACCGTGAACCCTGTAGGGATGCCGAGCTATGACCGCCTCGAAACATACCTCGCCATAAGTGTTCCCTGGAACCAGTCAGGGACCGTGTGGATCAATGGTGTGGAGATAAACTCCTTCGGTCGGTACAGGGACGCACTTCCAGTCGGCGTGAATCCCGATTGGACGGTCCGCTATTTGCCTCCCGCAATTCTGGGCAAGTTCAATTTCCATGCAATCGGTTCGATAGACAACGACCAGGTCAACGCATGGAGCTACGACCATGGGCTCATCCATTCCCCCGGTTGGGGAGACGAGATCCTGATGGACGTTGTGGTCAATGGATTCGACTGGGCTCATTTCGACGCAGTCGGAGTCGACGCTAACGGCAGGACTTTCACCAGTGCATGGGATGACGATTCGAGTTACTTCGCTACGCCGGAGCCGGGAACGCTGAGTCTGCTGGGTCTGGGTCTTCTTGGCCTGGCTCCTTTCCTTCGCAGGAAAAAGAATAGCTGA
- a CDS encoding toll/interleukin-1 receptor domain-containing protein: MSDVFISYSRSDRDKVGKIAELLTKKGYDVWWDKRLLPGDVWLREIATGLRETRLVLVLWSEKSIKSDNVLSEALYGIKKRTLLQALIEDVEIPYFAEIIQASNIVGWPDKHDKTELDMLLEAVKKTLETKPVESTGSKDDKIVDIRNASEKAKDKIKTIKKMSDTTESKIGGIEANRTVEDAGEVIEVIDTNLEVMDKLGEKGREVNDIRVENVEISRIELLVQKAKLLIQEANRMKADENAPEKKKNKVLLKKQKEAYRVLEKAGELVPENTEILLEKAKLLIDLTPDDPTDEERLLYKIQDLLKTPKNDREQFHIAEATMLLAISRGDYNKEQLGEAKRMFGKIDRQDRVEECEFFIDLAELTSLEKSDDMEEVQPLPQPAEFQPVGQWAVYVSDAMNSFISLNINPDGSFSCLQQVPAIGLNMEAQGQWGYNQVNKYLQIQGMRADWMPFMMGITIMGMQENQYHGTGIDGFLYKFSRIT; encoded by the coding sequence ATGAGTGACGTTTTTATCAGCTATTCACGTTCTGACCGGGATAAGGTCGGCAAGATCGCGGAACTGTTGACAAAAAAAGGATATGACGTCTGGTGGGACAAGAGGCTTCTGCCCGGAGATGTCTGGTTAAGAGAGATCGCGACAGGGCTTCGCGAAACCAGGCTCGTACTCGTCCTGTGGTCGGAAAAATCTATCAAGTCGGATAATGTCCTGAGTGAAGCATTGTATGGCATCAAGAAGAGGACCCTTCTGCAGGCATTGATCGAGGATGTAGAGATCCCATATTTCGCAGAGATAATTCAGGCTTCGAATATTGTGGGATGGCCTGATAAACACGATAAGACAGAACTGGATATGTTGCTCGAAGCTGTGAAAAAAACTCTGGAGACAAAGCCAGTTGAATCTACAGGCAGCAAGGATGATAAGATCGTAGACATCAGAAATGCGTCGGAGAAGGCCAAAGACAAAATAAAGACGATAAAGAAAATGTCAGATACGACAGAGTCCAAGATAGGGGGCATTGAAGCAAACAGGACTGTCGAAGATGCTGGAGAGGTCATCGAGGTCATCGACACGAACCTTGAGGTCATGGATAAGCTCGGTGAAAAAGGTCGGGAAGTGAACGATATCCGTGTTGAGAATGTAGAGATTTCCAGGATCGAGCTTCTTGTTCAAAAGGCGAAACTCCTGATCCAGGAAGCGAACAGGATGAAGGCGGACGAGAACGCGCCTGAAAAAAAGAAAAACAAGGTATTGTTGAAGAAACAGAAGGAAGCGTACCGGGTGCTTGAAAAAGCGGGTGAGCTTGTTCCCGAGAACACAGAGATCCTTCTGGAGAAAGCAAAGTTGTTGATCGATCTGACCCCGGACGACCCGACTGACGAGGAAAGGCTCCTTTATAAAATACAGGATCTCCTCAAGACACCTAAAAACGACAGGGAGCAGTTTCACATCGCTGAAGCGACGATGCTGCTTGCTATCTCGAGGGGCGACTATAACAAGGAACAACTCGGAGAAGCGAAGAGGATGTTCGGGAAGATAGACCGGCAGGACAGAGTGGAAGAATGCGAGTTCTTTATTGACCTCGCTGAGTTGACGAGCCTGGAGAAGTCCGATGACATGGAAGAAGTCCAACCACTCCCACAACCTGCTGAATTTCAGCCTGTCGGCCAGTGGGCCGTGTATGTGAGCGATGCGATGAACAGCTTCATATCACTTAATATCAATCCTGACGGTTCATTTTCCTGTCTTCAGCAGGTGCCGGCGATAGGTCTGAACATGGAAGCGCAGGGACAGTGGGGGTACAACCAGGTCAACAAATATCTCCAGATCCAGGGTATGCGCGCTGACTGGATGCCGTTCATGATGGGTATTACAATAATGGGGATGCAGGAAAACCAGTATCACGGTACTGGTATAGACGGATTTTTGTATAAATTTTCGCGGATAACCTAG
- a CDS encoding patatin-like phospholipase family protein, translating into MSVWGPLAQRYEKSAPRKILSLDGGGIRGVLTLQIIAEIERQLRGKSGKGDEFRLCDYFDYIGGTSTGSIIAAGLALGMSADEMIEFYSDMGPKIFDKSFILKRLKYKYEDEPLAKQLRSVFGKDTDLSPEYLKCLLLVVTQNVSTDSPWPISSNPMAKYNDTSRPDCNLRIPLWQLVRASTAAPVYFPPEVLQWDSKDPDKSFVFVDGGVTPYNNPSFLMYRMAVSPPYKLTWEKGEEKMLVVSVGTGSAPKESDGSPYGNLLSAGKNAPGNLMYVMSINQDINCRTVGRCTWGSPVDRELGDMIPRDDSGRLIPLSQNLGRDFLYMRYNAELSEEGLAGLALQDIDPEKVCKLDSIKEMKNLTRIGKAVAREVKLDHFGPFMP; encoded by the coding sequence ATGTCAGTATGGGGACCACTTGCGCAGCGTTACGAGAAATCAGCGCCAAGAAAGATACTTTCACTCGATGGAGGAGGGATCCGGGGGGTCCTGACGCTCCAGATCATAGCGGAGATAGAGCGTCAACTGAGGGGGAAAAGTGGCAAAGGGGATGAATTCCGGCTCTGCGATTACTTCGATTATATTGGTGGAACGAGTACTGGTTCGATAATAGCTGCAGGGCTGGCGCTGGGTATGAGCGCCGATGAGATGATCGAGTTCTACAGCGATATGGGGCCGAAGATTTTCGACAAGTCTTTCATCCTGAAAAGGTTGAAATACAAATACGAGGATGAACCACTGGCGAAACAGCTCAGGAGTGTCTTTGGGAAGGACACCGATCTCAGCCCAGAATATCTGAAATGCCTGCTGCTCGTAGTCACCCAGAACGTTTCTACCGATTCACCATGGCCGATAAGCAGCAATCCAATGGCCAAATACAACGACACTTCAAGGCCTGACTGCAACCTTCGCATTCCACTCTGGCAACTGGTCAGAGCCAGCACTGCAGCTCCGGTATACTTTCCTCCCGAAGTCCTGCAGTGGGATTCGAAGGACCCGGACAAGTCGTTCGTGTTTGTGGACGGAGGAGTGACGCCGTACAACAACCCATCCTTCCTGATGTACCGGATGGCTGTTTCGCCTCCGTACAAGCTGACCTGGGAAAAGGGTGAGGAAAAAATGCTTGTCGTATCGGTCGGTACAGGATCGGCTCCGAAAGAATCGGATGGCTCGCCATACGGGAACCTTCTTTCGGCCGGGAAAAATGCTCCCGGCAATCTGATGTACGTGATGTCGATCAACCAGGACATCAATTGCAGGACGGTAGGGCGATGCACATGGGGAAGTCCGGTCGACAGGGAACTGGGGGACATGATACCCAGAGATGATAGCGGCAGGCTGATACCACTTTCGCAAAATCTTGGCAGGGATTTCCTGTATATGCGCTACAATGCGGAATTAAGCGAAGAAGGCTTGGCCGGGCTTGCCTTACAGGATATCGATCCTGAAAAGGTCTGCAAACTTGATTCGATCAAAGAGATGAAAAATCTTACCCGCATCGGGAAAGCGGTGGCCAGAGAAGTGAAGCTCGATCACTTCGGTCCTTTCATGCCCTGA
- a CDS encoding toll/interleukin-1 receptor domain-containing protein → MADYEYDVFFSYKRDELTREWHEKVKVLLEYWIRQELNVTKIRIFMDTEDIKTGDKWKQIIEKSLRNSKCLVGIWSPDYFHSRWCLSEWASFRERDKIIKQDSPIILPARYHDGDSFPEEARNLQSRDFTEFNSTMAYFWKSEDGFEFEKKLKEFAKEIAEAIKNAPEYRDDFPIIIIEEQDVQEPKKIERITV, encoded by the coding sequence ATGGCGGATTATGAATACGACGTATTTTTCAGTTACAAGCGTGACGAACTCACCAGGGAATGGCACGAAAAAGTAAAAGTTCTTCTGGAATACTGGATCAGACAGGAATTGAACGTGACCAAAATCCGGATATTCATGGACACGGAAGACATCAAGACAGGCGATAAATGGAAACAGATTATCGAGAAGAGCCTGAGAAACTCGAAATGTCTCGTCGGTATCTGGTCGCCTGATTATTTCCATTCGAGATGGTGCCTTTCGGAATGGGCTTCGTTCCGGGAGCGGGATAAGATAATCAAGCAGGATTCACCGATTATTCTCCCAGCGAGGTATCATGATGGGGATAGTTTCCCCGAAGAAGCCAGGAATCTTCAATCCAGGGATTTCACCGAATTTAATTCGACCATGGCTTATTTCTGGAAGAGCGAGGACGGTTTCGAGTTCGAGAAGAAATTGAAGGAATTCGCGAAAGAGATAGCCGAGGCGATCAAAAACGCGCCCGAATACCGGGACGACTTCCCGATAATCATAATCGAGGAACAGGATGTACAGGAACCCAAAAAAATTGAACGGATAACGGTGTAG